The Fragaria vesca subsp. vesca linkage group LG2, FraVesHawaii_1.0, whole genome shotgun sequence genome includes a window with the following:
- the LOC101312897 gene encoding uncharacterized protein LOC101312897: MRREVFLRMLEHVQTVNPYFRQSQDCAGRPGFSPHQKLTCALQMLATACSADSLDESFHMPESTTIENLGQFCRTIVTIYQERYLRAPTTEDLDMLLQRAERRGFPRMIGSLDCMHWQRKNCPVGWQGSFSGKTRKPTIVLEVVAGPDTWIWHAFFRIPGAHNDLTVLGRSPLFDVVTASQSPQLNYHVNGSPYEFGYYLADGIYPKWATLVQSIRQPENEQEEYFSTKQEAYRKDVERAFVIL; this comes from the coding sequence ATGAGACGTGAAGTTTTCCTCCGCATGTTAGAGCATGTCCAGACAGTTAACCCATACTTTAGGCAATCACAAGATTGTGCTGGGCGTCCGGGCTTCTCACCTCACCAAAAATTGACGTGTGCACTCCAAATGCTAGCCACTGCATGCTCGGCTGATTCCTTAGATGAATCATTCCATATGCCTGAATCCACGACCATTGAGAACCTTGGTCAATTTTGTCGTACCATTGTCACCATTTATCAAGAACGCTATCTTCGAGCTCCTACAACAGAGGATCTTGACATGCTCTTACAAAGAGCCGAGCGACGAGGATTTCCTAGAATGATAGGTTCGCTGGACTGCATGCATTGGCAGCGGAAGAACTGTCCAGTTGGGTGGCAGGGGAGCTTTAGCGGCAAAACGAGGAAACCAACTATTGTTCTGGAAGTTGTGGCTGGTCCTGACACCTGGATCTGGCATGCTTTCTTCAGAATCCCGGGAGCGCATAATGACCTCACTGTTCTCGGACGTTCCCCACTATTTGATGTTGTCACAGCAAGTCAGTCACCACAACTTAACTATCATGTCAACGGGAGTCCTTATGAGTTTGGGTATTACCTTGCTGATGGTATTTACCCTAAGTGGGCGACATTAGTGCAATCTATCAGACAACCTGAGAATGAACAGGAGGAGTATTTCTCCACTAAACAAGAGGCATACCGCAAGGATGTTGAAAGGGCATTTGTAATTCTATAA
- the LOC101299539 gene encoding uncharacterized protein LOC101299539 encodes MLSSASTGNGSFGHRLTQSPPPIDSPLKLSHTQPKSTTCNYPNVGPQSLGHCLADRGTVSGQLLSPPLPPFHLAADKEQNPEALKPDDAVRAAAGASAALAPP; translated from the coding sequence ATGCTTTCCTCTGCCAGCACCGGAAATGGTAGCTTCGGTCACCGTCTCACCCAATCACCTCCACCAATTGATTCACCACTTAAACTAAGCCATACCCAACCCAAATCAACAACCTGCAACTACCCCAATGTCGGTCCTCAATCCCTAGGCCACTGCCTTGCCGATCGGGGGACGGTCTCCGGCCAACTCCTCAGTCCACCGCTACCCCCGTTCCACTTAGCTGCTGACAAGGAGCAAAACCCAGAAGCCTTGAAGCCCGACGATGCCGTACGCGCCGCCGCTGGAGCGTCGGCAGCCTTAGCTCCGCCGTGA
- the LOC101312603 gene encoding phospholipase A1-IIdelta-like, with protein sequence MDTHTTTQTQTPDSTTEPAAGPAWSALLGENNWAGLLDPLDVHLQTLILCCGDFCQGTYDAFNNDTNSKYAGSSRYDHANFFNKVMLQDVANYEIASFLYATAQVSIPEAFLLHSMSRESNWIGYVAVTTDQYSKSIGRREIYVAWRGTTRNYEWVNVLGAELVSAEQLLRPENNNTVNKTNSSTNELLPTSMSDRHRG encoded by the coding sequence ATGGATACTCATACCACCACCCAGACCCAGACCCCTGATTCCACTACTGAACCAGCAGCAGGTCCAGCATGGTCAGCTCTCCTCGGAGAAAACAACTGGGCCGGCCTCCTGGACCCGCTGGACGTCCACCTCCAAACCCTGATCCTCTGCTGCGGCGACTTCTGCCAGGGCACCTACGACGCCTTCAACAACGACACCAACTCCAAGTACGCCGGGTCCAGCCGCTACGACCACGCCAACTTCTTCAACAAAGTCATGCTCCAAGACGTCGCCAACTACGAGATCGCCTCCTTCCTCTACGCCACCGCACAAGTCAGCATTCCGGAGGCCTTCCTCCTCCACTCCATGTCCCGCGAGTCTAACTGGATCGGCTACGTCGCAGTCACCACTGACCAGTACAGCAAGTCCATCGGCCGCCGCGAAATCTACGTCGCCTGGCGCGGCACCACCCGCAACTACGAGTGGGTCAATGTGTTGGGCGCCGAGCTCGTATCGGCCGAGCAACTGCTCAGGCCGGAGAACAACAACACAGTAAACAAGACCAACTCCTCCACGAACGAGCTGCTTCCGACGTCCATGTCCGATCGCCACCGAGGTTGA